In a genomic window of Maricaulis maris MCS10:
- a CDS encoding ABC transporter permease — MFNQIGAVTLLNLRSIPQRAGLSLATIISIALVTGVLLGFLAMSNGFRATLQGTGSENVAVMLRGGSQAELNSGLASSQVRLIEEAPGIARDADGVPLVSGELFVIVDGIKRSSQTEANLPLRGVGEQALRLREGFEMLEGRMFETGTNELVVGAGVVREFSNFDLGETIRLGPNEWVVVGIFSTGGSVFDSEIWADIAVIQNLYNRGTGVQSIRARLTSPDAIEDLQAYAENEPRLNLDIQSETDFFAGQAGGTAVLIEFVGWPLAIVMAIGALAGAWNTMYSSVDTRMREIATLRAIGFSGFAAAVGTMVESLVLAAIGGLLGAGAIYLAFNGVSASTLGSGFTQVVFSFAVTGGSVLAGMTMAVIIGFLGGLVPAIRSAYVPLLTVHRSD; from the coding sequence ATGTTCAACCAAATCGGCGCTGTCACCCTTTTGAACCTGCGCTCAATCCCCCAGCGCGCCGGGCTGTCTCTGGCGACCATCATCTCGATCGCGCTGGTCACAGGTGTGTTGCTGGGCTTTCTCGCCATGTCGAACGGTTTCCGGGCGACCCTGCAGGGTACCGGCTCGGAGAATGTTGCCGTCATGCTGCGTGGCGGCTCACAGGCCGAACTCAATTCCGGTCTCGCCTCCAGCCAGGTCCGCCTGATCGAGGAAGCGCCCGGCATCGCCCGCGACGCTGACGGGGTCCCGCTGGTTTCGGGTGAGCTTTTCGTCATCGTCGACGGCATCAAGCGCTCGTCACAAACCGAGGCCAACCTGCCCCTGCGCGGTGTCGGCGAGCAGGCCCTGCGTCTGCGCGAAGGCTTCGAGATGCTCGAGGGTCGCATGTTCGAGACCGGCACCAACGAGTTGGTCGTCGGCGCCGGCGTGGTCCGCGAGTTCTCCAATTTCGATCTCGGAGAAACCATCCGCCTGGGCCCGAATGAATGGGTGGTGGTCGGCATTTTCTCGACTGGTGGCTCGGTGTTCGACAGTGAGATCTGGGCCGACATCGCCGTCATCCAGAACCTCTACAATCGCGGTACAGGCGTCCAGTCCATCCGCGCCCGTCTGACTTCGCCCGACGCGATCGAGGACCTGCAGGCCTATGCGGAAAACGAGCCGCGCCTCAATCTGGACATTCAAAGCGAGACCGACTTCTTTGCCGGTCAGGCTGGCGGCACGGCCGTCCTGATCGAATTTGTGGGCTGGCCGCTCGCCATCGTCATGGCCATTGGCGCCCTCGCCGGCGCGTGGAACACCATGTACTCCTCGGTGGACACACGCATGCGGGAGATCGCCACCCTGCGCGCCATCGGTTTTTCCGGCTTTGCCGCTGCCGTCGGCACCATGGTGGAGTCGCTCGTCCTGGCCGCAATCGGCGGACTGCTCGGTGCCGGCGCGATCTATCTGGCCTTCAACGGTGTCTCGGCCTCGACGCTGGGCTCAGGTTTCACCCAGGTGGTGTTCTCCTTCGCCGTGACCGGTGGATCAGTGCTCGCCGGCATGACAATGGCCGTAATCATCGGCTTCCTCGGCGGCCTCGTCCCGGCCATCCGCTCGGCCTATGTGCCGCTGCTGACGGTGCACCGGAGCGACTAG
- a CDS encoding DNA-3-methyladenine glycosylase I, translated as MNQRCAWVNSPDPIYAEYHDTEWGVPEYDSRALWEKLMLDGFQAGLAWITILRKRDTMRLAFDGFDPDRIAAYTDADRERLLADPGIIRSKSKIEAAIGNAQAYIAMRENGEDFADYLWAFVGGEPIQNSYASLSDVPTKTALSETISKDLKKRGFKFVGPTIVYAFMEAVGMVNDHETGCPRHAAVKALVR; from the coding sequence ATGAACCAGCGCTGCGCCTGGGTGAATTCGCCCGATCCGATCTATGCCGAGTATCACGACACCGAATGGGGCGTGCCGGAATATGATAGCCGCGCCTTGTGGGAAAAACTGATGCTGGACGGTTTCCAGGCCGGCCTCGCCTGGATCACCATATTGCGCAAGCGCGACACGATGCGTCTCGCCTTTGACGGTTTCGACCCGGACCGTATCGCCGCCTACACCGACGCCGACCGCGAACGCCTGCTGGCCGATCCCGGCATCATCCGCTCAAAATCCAAGATCGAGGCCGCTATCGGCAATGCGCAGGCCTATATCGCCATGCGCGAAAACGGCGAGGACTTCGCCGATTATCTCTGGGCCTTTGTCGGCGGCGAGCCGATCCAGAACAGCTATGCCAGCCTGTCAGACGTGCCGACCAAGACGGCGCTGTCCGAGACGATCTCGAAAGACCTCAAGAAGCGGGGTTTCAAGTTTGTCGGGCCGACGATTGTCTATGCTTTCATGGAAGCGGTCGGGATGGTCAATGATCACGAAACCGGTTGCCCGCGGCATGCCGCGGTGAAGGCGCTGGTGCGATAG
- a CDS encoding methyl-accepting chemotaxis protein, which translates to MFGSILKNSSESQAIMSALDTSMAIIEFRPDGHIVTANQNFLALTGYRLDEIRGQHHRIFVAPEETASPAYTAFWDKLAAGEHVSDEFKRFGKGGSEVWIRATYNPVFADDGSVRKVIKFATDVTEEKTRHFIQQGKLEAISRTQAVIEFELDGTIISANPAFLSTMGYQEAEIIGQKHAMFVKAEIRDSDEYRGLWAKLNAGEFVSDQFRRVGKGGKSIWILGSYNPILDPTGKILRVVKFATDITADVERRHAREDALQEVERDITGIAASVTQSTNRSTEMSATSQQASMGVQEIAAGIEELAAAAGEITQQLGRVTEVTANAVETARVTNEIVSGLSESAKSIGDVVALINGISEQTNLLALNATIEAARAGEAGKGFAVVASEVKELANQAASATGKISDQIETMRNSTAQAVSAIDQISTTISEIDEVTTSVAGATEEQTSVTSELSASMQQVANGVASINDGIAEFAETSRSIDSATRNLQTAASALV; encoded by the coding sequence ATGTTTGGTTCCATTCTGAAGAATTCATCCGAATCCCAGGCCATCATGTCTGCCCTCGATACTTCCATGGCGATCATCGAATTCCGGCCCGATGGTCACATCGTGACAGCGAACCAGAATTTTCTGGCGCTGACCGGGTATCGACTGGATGAGATCAGGGGCCAGCACCACCGCATCTTCGTTGCCCCCGAGGAGACAGCGAGCCCGGCCTACACAGCCTTCTGGGACAAGCTGGCCGCCGGTGAACACGTCTCCGACGAGTTCAAGCGCTTCGGCAAGGGCGGTTCCGAAGTCTGGATCCGCGCCACCTATAACCCGGTCTTTGCGGATGACGGCTCTGTGCGCAAGGTGATCAAGTTCGCGACCGATGTGACCGAAGAGAAAACCCGCCACTTCATCCAGCAGGGCAAGCTGGAAGCCATCAGCCGGACCCAGGCCGTCATCGAGTTCGAGCTGGACGGTACGATCATCAGCGCCAATCCCGCCTTCCTGTCGACCATGGGCTACCAGGAAGCCGAAATCATCGGCCAGAAACACGCCATGTTCGTCAAGGCCGAGATACGCGACAGCGACGAATATCGCGGTCTGTGGGCCAAGCTGAATGCGGGCGAGTTCGTGTCTGACCAGTTTCGCCGCGTGGGCAAGGGCGGCAAGTCGATCTGGATCCTGGGCAGCTACAATCCGATCCTCGACCCAACCGGCAAAATCCTGAGAGTGGTAAAATTCGCCACCGACATCACCGCCGATGTCGAACGTCGCCACGCCCGGGAAGATGCCCTGCAGGAAGTCGAACGCGACATCACCGGCATCGCGGCCAGCGTCACCCAGTCGACCAATCGTTCGACCGAAATGTCGGCAACCAGCCAGCAGGCCAGCATGGGCGTGCAGGAAATCGCAGCCGGCATCGAGGAGCTGGCCGCCGCCGCCGGCGAGATCACCCAGCAATTGGGCCGCGTCACCGAAGTCACCGCCAATGCCGTGGAAACGGCGCGTGTGACCAATGAGATCGTCAGCGGGCTGTCGGAGAGCGCCAAGTCGATCGGCGATGTTGTTGCCCTGATCAACGGTATTTCCGAGCAAACCAACCTGCTCGCCCTCAACGCCACTATTGAGGCGGCCCGGGCCGGTGAGGCGGGCAAGGGCTTCGCGGTGGTTGCCTCGGAGGTCAAGGAACTGGCCAATCAAGCCGCGTCGGCGACCGGCAAGATCTCGGACCAGATCGAGACCATGCGCAATTCGACCGCCCAGGCGGTCAGCGCGATCGACCAGATCAGCACCACAATCAGCGAGATCGATGAGGTCACCACCTCGGTCGCCGGAGCCACCGAGGAACAGACATCGGTCACCTCGGAACTGTCCGCCAGCATGCAGCAAGTCGCCAACGGCGTGGCCTCGATCAATGACGGCATCGCCGAGTTTGCAGAGACCAGCCGATCCATCGACAGCGCGACCCGCAATCTCCAGACCGCCGCCTCGGCGCTGGTCTGA
- a CDS encoding DUF6165 family protein yields MTTTILTAIAPGELIDKITILRIKSERIEDEAKLKNVRTELGILNETLAKDVPASDELSRLDAALQSVNEELWVIEDDIRDCERAGDFGPEFIRLARAVYVTNDKRAALKKEINLLLGSNIVEEKSYAAY; encoded by the coding sequence ATGACCACGACCATCCTCACCGCCATCGCCCCGGGCGAGCTGATCGACAAGATTACCATCCTGCGCATCAAGTCCGAACGTATCGAGGACGAAGCCAAGCTGAAGAATGTCCGTACCGAGCTGGGCATTCTCAACGAGACGCTGGCGAAGGACGTGCCGGCCAGCGATGAGCTGTCGCGCCTCGACGCGGCGCTGCAGAGCGTCAATGAAGAGCTCTGGGTGATCGAGGATGATATCCGCGATTGCGAGCGGGCCGGCGATTTCGGTCCGGAATTCATCCGTCTGGCCCGCGCCGTCTATGTCACCAATGACAAGCGCGCGGCGCTGAAAAAGGAGATCAATCTCCTGCTCGGCTCCAACATCGTCGAAGAGAAATCCTACGCCGCCTATTGA
- a CDS encoding TIGR02301 family protein, producing the protein MRALISMSVLVTLLAAPALAQKPRSFARPEPVAVAETNEAARIQPGRDDGISDEIREELDLERTLPYLAYTLGELHYLAFACGGPDDQQWREQMVELLAMEAADDRRWRDRLIEGFNDGYRAQQRYRTRCGLEADAERRALAHRGRDLSEMMRAAYFD; encoded by the coding sequence ATGCGCGCGCTCATCTCCATGTCTGTCCTGGTGACCCTTTTGGCGGCTCCGGCCCTGGCCCAGAAGCCGCGCAGCTTTGCCCGCCCGGAACCGGTTGCTGTCGCGGAGACAAATGAAGCCGCCCGCATCCAGCCCGGCCGGGACGACGGCATCAGTGACGAGATCCGCGAGGAGCTCGATCTCGAACGGACCCTGCCCTATCTGGCCTACACGCTGGGCGAGCTGCACTATCTGGCCTTTGCCTGCGGCGGTCCGGACGACCAGCAATGGCGCGAACAGATGGTCGAGCTGCTGGCCATGGAGGCCGCCGATGACCGTCGCTGGCGCGACCGTCTGATCGAGGGTTTCAATGATGGCTACCGCGCCCAGCAACGCTATCGCACCCGCTGCGGCCTAGAAGCCGATGCCGAACGCCGCGCCCTGGCTCACCGGGGCCGGGACCTGTCGGAAATGATGCGCGCGGCCTATTTCGACTGA
- a CDS encoding efflux RND transporter periplasmic adaptor subunit, producing the protein MSDRRSQLESLSIDRDGGDSSGGGVSIVTTLVIALLFAAVSAGATWYLTRSTAPAPQPVAAVETPAPAAETPAEAAATPARATPRSSGLVATGYIVARRQATVSAEITGRISELLVEEGARVEEGQILARLDDTRARIQLDLLIAQRNAAAARPHSLIAQLAEAQRVLERARTLAEREIGSEAAVTAARTQFESLTAQIEAARADYQAVAAQVRAQEDLIDRHIVRSPFTGIVIAKNAQVGEILFPGSAGGGFTRTGVATLVDMESLEIEVDVNEGQIGRVTPGQRVEARLDAYPDWRIRAHVEAIIPTADRARATITVRVAFDERDGRILPDMASRVIFVE; encoded by the coding sequence ATGTCAGATCGCCGGTCACAACTGGAATCTTTGAGTATAGATCGTGATGGGGGCGACAGCTCCGGCGGCGGTGTGTCGATTGTCACCACGCTGGTGATCGCCCTGCTCTTCGCCGCAGTTTCGGCTGGTGCGACCTGGTATCTGACCCGCAGCACCGCGCCGGCACCGCAACCCGTCGCTGCCGTGGAAACACCCGCCCCCGCCGCCGAGACGCCGGCTGAAGCGGCTGCCACACCGGCCCGCGCCACGCCGCGCAGTTCCGGCCTGGTGGCGACCGGCTATATCGTCGCCCGGCGCCAGGCGACAGTATCGGCCGAGATCACCGGCCGGATTTCCGAACTCCTGGTCGAGGAAGGGGCCCGCGTCGAAGAGGGCCAGATCCTGGCCCGTCTGGACGATACCCGCGCCCGTATCCAGCTCGACCTCCTGATCGCCCAGCGCAATGCCGCCGCAGCGCGACCGCACTCGCTGATTGCCCAGCTGGCCGAGGCCCAGCGGGTGCTGGAACGGGCCCGCACCCTCGCCGAGCGCGAGATCGGGTCCGAAGCCGCCGTCACGGCAGCGCGCACCCAGTTTGAAAGCCTGACCGCCCAGATCGAAGCCGCCCGCGCCGACTACCAGGCCGTCGCCGCCCAGGTGCGTGCCCAGGAAGACCTGATCGACCGCCATATCGTGCGCTCGCCCTTTACCGGCATTGTCATCGCCAAGAATGCCCAGGTTGGTGAAATCCTCTTTCCCGGCTCCGCCGGTGGCGGTTTCACGCGGACCGGTGTGGCGACGCTGGTCGACATGGAGTCGCTGGAAATCGAGGTCGATGTGAATGAAGGCCAGATCGGTCGCGTGACGCCCGGCCAGCGGGTCGAGGCGCGCCTCGATGCCTATCCCGACTGGCGCATTCGCGCCCATGTCGAGGCCATCATCCCGACCGCCGACCGCGCCCGCGCCACCATCACCGTCCGCGTTGCCTTTGACGAACGCGACGGCCGCATCCTTCCGGACATGGCGTCACGCGTCATTTTCGTCGAGTAA
- a CDS encoding ABC transporter ATP-binding protein, giving the protein MTSLYTLTDLSKRYTRGKESITIFEELTMSIPQGDFMAIMGPSGSGKTTLLNLLGGIDRPSSGSVDCEGVRVDKLSEGKLAKWRSQNVGFIFQFYNLMPTLTAAQNVELPLLLTNLSGKARKERVATALDIVGLADRKGHRPRQLSGGQQQRVAIARAIVADPKVLLCDEPTGDLDRVSADEILETLQLLNKELGKTIVMVTHDPSAAKYARRELHLDKGRFVEQAQEPAQ; this is encoded by the coding sequence ATGACATCGCTCTACACCCTCACCGACCTGTCCAAACGCTATACGCGCGGCAAGGAGTCGATCACGATTTTCGAGGAATTGACCATGTCGATCCCCCAGGGTGACTTCATGGCGATCATGGGTCCGTCCGGTTCCGGCAAGACCACACTTCTCAACCTTCTCGGCGGCATCGACCGGCCCTCCTCCGGATCGGTCGATTGCGAGGGCGTGCGGGTCGACAAGCTGTCCGAGGGCAAGCTGGCCAAGTGGCGTTCACAGAATGTCGGCTTCATCTTCCAGTTCTACAATCTCATGCCGACGCTGACCGCAGCGCAGAATGTCGAATTGCCGCTCCTGCTGACCAATTTGTCCGGCAAGGCGCGCAAGGAACGCGTCGCCACGGCGCTGGACATTGTTGGCCTGGCCGATCGCAAGGGCCACCGGCCGCGCCAGCTCTCCGGCGGCCAGCAACAGCGCGTTGCCATCGCCCGCGCCATTGTCGCCGATCCCAAAGTCCTGCTCTGCGACGAGCCGACCGGTGACCTCGACCGCGTCTCGGCTGATGAAATCCTGGAGACGTTGCAGCTGCTCAACAAGGAACTCGGCAAGACCATCGTGATGGTCACGCACGACCCTTCGGCTGCCAAATACGCCCGCCGCGAACTGCATCTGGACAAGGGCCGCTTCGTCGAACAGGCGCAGGAGCCGGCGCAATGA
- a CDS encoding helix-turn-helix transcriptional regulator, with amino-acid sequence MSPSALGNRLKEMRARHGLTQAQLAEAVGVTRKSINTVENRVFTPSTVLALKLAAALKVSVEELFYLDEE; translated from the coding sequence GTGAGCCCCTCCGCCCTCGGCAACCGGCTGAAGGAGATGCGGGCCCGCCACGGCCTGACCCAGGCGCAACTGGCCGAGGCGGTCGGGGTGACGCGCAAGTCGATCAACACGGTGGAAAACCGGGTTTTTACCCCCTCCACCGTGCTGGCTCTCAAACTGGCCGCTGCGCTGAAAGTCAGCGTCGAGGAATTGTTCTACCTCGACGAGGAGTGA
- a CDS encoding YgfZ/GcvT domain-containing protein, producing the protein MNQPASLPFALPDRQIMSVSGPDARDLLQRLITADVQTLSAGTCRPGALLTPQGKILVDFMMFADGDTVWLDVPAGAADGLLKRLTMFKLRARAEIVLNTNILALWSTTPFPGSCEDPRLGGRVHRGLGEAASETRALDMIEIEAGIPAFGRDYGEADVFPTDVNLDAFGGVGWKKGCFIGQEVVSRMKRRGTIRKRSLPATFAAEAPPPGTAVMAGPTTVGAISSASGHHAVILARLDRLRAAEHYCEADGQEANIVVPDEFWADLEAAPKV; encoded by the coding sequence ATGAACCAGCCCGCCTCCCTGCCCTTCGCCCTGCCCGACCGCCAGATCATGTCGGTCTCCGGTCCGGATGCCCGCGACCTGCTGCAACGCCTGATCACCGCCGATGTGCAGACGCTGTCCGCCGGCACCTGTCGGCCCGGCGCCCTGTTGACCCCGCAAGGCAAGATCCTGGTCGATTTCATGATGTTTGCCGACGGCGACACGGTCTGGCTGGACGTGCCGGCCGGCGCCGCCGACGGCCTCCTGAAGCGACTGACAATGTTCAAGCTGCGGGCCAGGGCCGAGATTGTCCTCAACACCAATATCCTCGCCCTGTGGTCAACCACGCCATTTCCGGGCAGCTGCGAGGACCCGCGCCTGGGCGGACGGGTCCATCGCGGCCTCGGTGAGGCGGCCAGCGAAACGCGCGCCCTCGACATGATCGAGATCGAGGCCGGCATCCCGGCCTTTGGTCGCGATTATGGCGAGGCGGATGTCTTCCCCACCGATGTCAATCTGGACGCTTTCGGCGGTGTCGGCTGGAAGAAAGGCTGCTTCATCGGCCAGGAAGTCGTCTCGCGCATGAAGCGCCGCGGCACCATCCGCAAGCGCTCCCTGCCCGCGACCTTCGCCGCCGAAGCCCCGCCGCCCGGCACCGCCGTCATGGCCGGACCGACCACGGTCGGCGCCATCTCGTCAGCCAGCGGACACCACGCCGTCATCCTCGCCCGCCTCGACCGCCTGCGCGCCGCCGAGCATTATTGCGAAGCCGACGGCCAGGAAGCCAATATCGTCGTCCCGGACGAGTTCTGGGCCGATCTGGAAGCCGCGCCGAAAGTCTAG
- a CDS encoding glycosyltransferase family 9 protein, protein MQRVLFITSTRIGDAIINSGVLDHLVRTRPEAQFTIACGPLAASLFTETPRLERIIVMRKKKAGLHWWDLWRETVDVKWDLVVDLRCSGTAWFLRAKERRILQQSVVPVPKVEEAASVLKLVPAPDPKLHFSDAVRAEAEARVPGDGPYLAICPSASWIFKVWPAERFAEFILRFTGPDGVMPGAPVVMLGGPGDELYAQPIFDALPETEFIDLLGLGLPETAACLERCRLYVGNDSGLMHMSAAVGTPTLGLFGPSDDRCYAPWGAHTDAVRGPATFEEIDSAHDDRRKASTSLLADLSVDSVYDAAKALYERTARS, encoded by the coding sequence ATGCAACGCGTCCTCTTCATCACATCGACCCGGATCGGTGACGCCATCATCAATTCCGGCGTCCTCGACCATCTCGTGCGCACCCGCCCCGAGGCGCAGTTCACGATTGCCTGCGGCCCGCTGGCTGCTTCGCTGTTCACCGAGACGCCGCGCCTCGAGCGCATCATCGTGATGCGCAAGAAGAAAGCCGGCCTTCACTGGTGGGATTTGTGGCGTGAGACGGTCGACGTGAAATGGGACCTTGTCGTCGATCTGCGCTGTTCCGGCACGGCCTGGTTCCTGCGCGCCAAGGAGCGCCGCATTCTCCAGCAGAGCGTCGTGCCGGTACCCAAGGTCGAGGAAGCCGCCAGCGTGCTCAAGCTGGTCCCGGCGCCCGACCCCAAGCTCCATTTCTCCGACGCCGTGCGGGCCGAAGCAGAGGCGCGCGTGCCGGGCGACGGCCCTTATCTGGCGATCTGCCCGTCGGCCTCGTGGATTTTCAAGGTCTGGCCGGCCGAGAGATTTGCCGAATTCATCCTCCGCTTCACCGGGCCGGACGGAGTGATGCCGGGCGCGCCGGTTGTGATGCTGGGCGGTCCGGGAGACGAGCTCTACGCCCAGCCCATCTTCGATGCCCTGCCCGAGACCGAATTCATCGACCTGCTGGGCCTCGGCCTGCCCGAGACCGCCGCCTGTCTGGAGCGCTGCCGCCTCTATGTCGGCAATGATAGCGGGTTGATGCACATGTCGGCCGCGGTTGGCACACCGACGCTGGGCCTGTTCGGCCCGTCCGATGATCGCTGCTATGCGCCCTGGGGGGCGCACACCGATGCCGTGCGCGGACCGGCGACGTTCGAGGAAATTGACAGCGCCCATGATGACCGCCGCAAGGCCTCGACCAGCCTGCTGGCGGACCTGAGCGTGGATAGCGTGTATGATGCCGCCAAGGCGCTTTATGAGAGGACTGCGAGATCATGA
- a CDS encoding dihydroorotase, with the protein MSQTFDVILKGGEIVNHDGRGHADIGIIDGKTAAIGDLSQASAGEVVDCSGLMVLPGVIDTQVHFREPGMEWKEDLQSGSLCAVMGGVTAVFEMPNTNPTTTVPDMLTDKLARAKNRMHCDHAFYAGATNENADILPEMERMLGCCGVKVFMGASTGSLLVADDEGVERVLRAIKRRAAFHSEDEYRLAERRELAVEGDWTSHPHVRDAEAAIMSTKRLVRLARKTGKRIHVLHISTAEEMDFLAEHRDIASVEATPQHLTLEGPEIYERIKGRAQMNPPMRDARHRAGLWRGIQRGIVDVIGSDHAPHTLEEKAKPYPQSPSGMPGVQTLVPVMLDHVNAGRLSIERFVDLTSAGAQRIFGIAGKGRMAVGWDADFTLVDMKRKETITDAWSASKSGWTPFDGMSVTGWPVGTIIRGRSVMRDGELVASGKGEPVRFMEALPHD; encoded by the coding sequence ATGAGCCAGACATTCGATGTGATCCTCAAGGGCGGCGAGATCGTCAATCATGACGGCCGCGGCCATGCCGATATCGGCATCATTGACGGCAAGACCGCGGCGATCGGCGACCTGTCGCAGGCTTCGGCCGGCGAGGTGGTCGACTGTTCCGGCCTGATGGTCCTGCCGGGCGTGATCGACACCCAGGTCCATTTCCGCGAGCCGGGCATGGAGTGGAAGGAAGACCTGCAATCGGGGTCATTGTGCGCGGTGATGGGCGGCGTCACGGCGGTGTTCGAAATGCCGAACACCAATCCCACCACCACCGTGCCGGACATGCTGACCGACAAGCTGGCCCGGGCGAAGAACCGCATGCATTGCGACCACGCCTTTTATGCCGGCGCGACCAATGAGAATGCCGACATATTGCCCGAGATGGAGCGCATGCTGGGCTGTTGCGGTGTGAAAGTCTTCATGGGCGCTTCGACCGGCTCGCTGCTGGTGGCGGATGATGAGGGCGTGGAACGGGTCCTGCGCGCGATCAAGCGCCGCGCCGCCTTCCATTCCGAAGACGAGTACCGCCTCGCCGAGCGCCGCGAACTGGCCGTCGAGGGCGACTGGACCAGCCACCCGCATGTGCGCGATGCCGAGGCCGCCATCATGTCGACCAAGCGCCTGGTGCGGCTGGCCCGCAAGACCGGCAAGCGGATCCACGTGCTGCATATTTCGACCGCCGAGGAAATGGACTTCCTCGCCGAGCATCGCGACATCGCCTCGGTCGAGGCGACACCGCAGCACCTCACCTTGGAAGGCCCCGAAATCTATGAGCGCATCAAGGGCCGGGCCCAGATGAACCCGCCCATGCGCGATGCCCGCCACCGGGCCGGGCTGTGGCGCGGCATTCAGCGCGGCATTGTCGATGTGATCGGCTCCGACCACGCGCCGCACACGCTGGAAGAGAAAGCCAAGCCCTATCCGCAAAGCCCGTCCGGCATGCCCGGCGTGCAGACGCTGGTCCCGGTCATGCTCGATCATGTAAACGCCGGCCGCCTGAGCATTGAACGCTTTGTCGACCTGACCTCGGCCGGCGCCCAGCGCATTTTCGGCATTGCCGGCAAGGGCCGCATGGCGGTCGGCTGGGATGCCGATTTCACCCTGGTCGACATGAAGCGCAAAGAGACCATCACCGATGCCTGGTCGGCGTCGAAGTCCGGCTGGACCCCGTTTGACGGCATGTCGGTCACCGGCTGGCCGGTCGGCACGATCATTCGCGGCCGTTCGGTGATGCGTGATGGCGAGCTTGTTGCATCGGGCAAGGGCGAACCGGTGCGCTTCATGGAAGCCCTGCCGCACGACTGA
- a CDS encoding ABC transporter permease: protein MNDLTLIRKNLFRKKLRAILLTLSILIAFLIFGVLGAFYSVWTSGGAVAADNRLITVNRINFTVSMPYAYWTRVSALDGVDNVSQANWFGGYYQDPTQQVQTFAVDPETYLTAYPELTMPAEQRQAFLETRDCLLVGTDLAAMYGWSVGDTIPLLSNIWQKTDGSASWEFNICAIFDAEDDKVPANYALFHYDYYNEALAFNTDQVGWLIINTTDASLNEQVSRAVDEMFANSPAETETTTEAAFNEAFANQFGNIALILLFVVGSAFTTILIIVGFTMVTAINERTGEIAVMKTLGFPAPRIFRMVLAESVMLSLVGGLLGLGLAHLLINAVAGFLAAFLPGFALSAMVFWGGVGLAVLLGLLTGIVPAINAQRVKIITALSNQ from the coding sequence ATGAATGATCTCACGCTGATCCGGAAGAACCTCTTCCGCAAAAAGCTGAGGGCGATCCTGCTGACCCTGTCGATCCTGATCGCCTTTTTGATCTTCGGCGTGCTCGGCGCCTTCTATTCGGTCTGGACATCGGGCGGGGCCGTGGCGGCTGACAACCGGCTGATCACCGTCAACCGGATCAATTTCACGGTCTCGATGCCCTACGCCTACTGGACCCGGGTTTCGGCCCTCGATGGCGTTGACAATGTCAGCCAGGCCAACTGGTTCGGCGGTTATTACCAGGACCCCACCCAGCAGGTTCAGACCTTTGCCGTCGACCCGGAGACCTATCTGACGGCCTATCCGGAACTGACAATGCCGGCGGAGCAACGCCAGGCCTTTCTGGAGACCCGCGACTGCCTGCTGGTCGGGACCGATCTGGCCGCCATGTACGGATGGTCGGTCGGCGATACCATCCCGCTCCTGTCCAATATCTGGCAAAAGACCGATGGCTCGGCGAGCTGGGAATTCAACATCTGCGCCATCTTCGACGCCGAAGACGACAAGGTGCCGGCCAATTACGCCCTGTTCCACTACGACTATTACAACGAAGCACTGGCCTTCAACACCGACCAGGTCGGCTGGCTGATCATCAACACAACCGACGCGTCGCTGAACGAACAGGTGTCACGGGCGGTCGATGAGATGTTCGCCAACTCCCCCGCCGAGACCGAAACAACCACCGAGGCCGCCTTCAATGAGGCCTTTGCCAACCAGTTCGGCAATATCGCCCTGATCCTGCTATTCGTGGTCGGCTCGGCCTTCACCACCATCCTGATCATTGTCGGCTTCACCATGGTGACCGCGATCAATGAGCGCACCGGCGAGATTGCCGTGATGAAAACCCTCGGCTTCCCGGCGCCACGCATCTTCCGCATGGTGCTCGCCGAGTCGGTCATGCTGAGCCTGGTCGGTGGTTTGCTCGGGCTTGGCCTGGCCCATCTGTTGATCAATGCGGTCGCCGGCTTCCTGGCGGCCTTCCTGCCCGGCTTTGCCCTGTCGGCCATGGTCTTCTGGGGTGGGGTGGGACTGGCTGTCCTGCTCGGCCTGCTCACCGGGATTGTCCCGGCCATCAATGCCCAGCGCGTGAAGATCATCACCGCGCTCAGCAATCAATAG